The DNA region TTCGCGGGCTGGGACGGAAAGAGGGTAGCCGCAACCGAGCCCATGAACGTCTTCAGGCGGGCGCAGTATCTCGCGGGGGCGGGAATAGGGGTACTGCTCGGGGCCTTTGGCTCAGCTTACACGGGAAGTCCGGTGGGGGGCCTTATCCTCACTGCCATAGGCGGCGGAATCGGCTGGTTCTTCGGTAGCAAAGTCCTCGAAGGTCAGAGGGTCGAGAGGGGTGGCTGAAGATGGAGGTAACGTGCCCAAACTGCTCGGCCAAATTTAAGGTTCCGGACACGGTCAGCGTCGTCACCTGCCCCTACTGCGGCACTACTTTTCACGTCCACACGGGGGGAGAGGTGGAGGAGGAGCACTACTTCTTCCCGCCGATGAGGGAAGACCCGGCCGGAAAGCTCCTGAAGTTCCTTTCGAGGCAGTACGGTGCTCCGGCTGATATAGTTGACGCGAGGATCCTTGAGAAAAACCTTCACTGGGTCCCCGTTTACTTCTTCTACCTCCACGGAAAAGCGAGCGAGACGGTCGAGGAGGTCGAGTTCTTCGGCATTCCGGCGGGTTCGCCCCTGAAGACCCTCCTCATGGACTACCCCTTCCCCGTCAGGGGAAAGAGGTTCTTTGACGAGTCGATTGCTAAGAAGGGAACCTACCATGAGCCGGAGATGAAAAGAGAGGAAGCCGAGGTGATAGCCCGGTCGAGGCTTGAGAACGCGCTGAAGGAGGAGGCCAGGGAAGAAAGCTCCCCCCTCGGAAAACCTGAGCTCGAGGTTAAGTTCCAGGGGCTCGTTCACTACCCCGTCTGGGAGATAGCCTACGAGTACGGCGGGGAAACCTTCAGGGGCAACTACGTCGACGGAACAGACGGCAGGGTCATAAGGGCCGTTTATCCTCTCATGAGCGAAGCGAGGAAAAAGGCAACACTGCTCGGCTCCG from Thermococcus zilligii AN1 includes:
- a CDS encoding zinc-ribbon domain-containing protein, yielding MEVTCPNCSAKFKVPDTVSVVTCPYCGTTFHVHTGGEVEEEHYFFPPMREDPAGKLLKFLSRQYGAPADIVDARILEKNLHWVPVYFFYLHGKASETVEEVEFFGIPAGSPLKTLLMDYPFPVRGKRFFDESIAKKGTYHEPEMKREEAEVIARSRLENALKEEAREESSPLGKPELEVKFQGLVHYPVWEIAYEYGGETFRGNYVDGTDGRVIRAVYPLMSEARKKATLLGSGVIGAGIVLGVIASAFYSNPWGIMGGLVSGIAAGAGIFSKGSVSRRTVSEVMGVKRGNVYFKRV